A stretch of Kyrpidia spormannii DNA encodes these proteins:
- a CDS encoding complex I subunit 4 family protein → MHAAVLWIVLIPLAAGLTSWLAPKNNSSIPRAAALLGSLISAALVGVVYLGYDPAAGGVQFAFTKTWFTIGDALADIPVQVTLGFGADGLSLPLLALTGVVGFAAAWASKGVRTRANEYYGWLMILLAALYGVFAATDLFLLFFFLELTLVPMYFLIGIWGGEERKKAATKFLIYRGMSSIGLVVAFFGIAYLSGKVGGGMTFDITSLTQQLHSGGAAAGLAPVAGALFLLLFAAILVEEALVPFHTWLPFVHSQAPAAVNMLLGGVVVKTGAYLFLRVAGGMMPAMVARYALLVAVVGVINILWAGLIAFVQGDWRRLLAYTTISHMGVFLLAAASMTPAGLQGALFVAVSSGLLTALLFAGVGIIGERAGTVEMAALGGLSKPMPYVSGLLLTGALGSLGLPGMGQFVGEILSFSGSFSVFPRLSAFGIIGILLAAVYLLWAIQRTTFGPTPATKEGLRDGTPGEVLPMVLLLIAVIGVGVFPAVIGQTAGGTLAALAAGIGG, encoded by the coding sequence ATGCATGCGGCCGTGTTGTGGATCGTTCTCATCCCGCTGGCAGCCGGTCTCACCAGTTGGCTCGCTCCGAAAAACAATTCGTCCATACCCCGGGCTGCGGCGCTCCTGGGAAGTCTCATCTCAGCCGCGCTGGTTGGGGTGGTCTATCTGGGGTATGATCCGGCGGCGGGAGGCGTGCAGTTTGCCTTCACTAAAACCTGGTTCACCATCGGCGATGCCCTGGCGGACATTCCGGTGCAGGTGACTTTGGGCTTTGGAGCGGACGGGCTCTCCCTGCCCCTTCTCGCCCTCACCGGGGTGGTCGGATTTGCTGCGGCGTGGGCCTCCAAAGGTGTCCGCACCCGGGCCAACGAGTATTACGGTTGGCTCATGATCCTCCTGGCCGCCTTGTACGGGGTGTTCGCCGCCACGGATCTGTTCCTGCTCTTTTTCTTCCTGGAACTCACCCTGGTGCCGATGTACTTTTTGATCGGGATCTGGGGTGGGGAGGAGCGGAAAAAGGCGGCGACGAAATTTCTGATATACCGGGGGATGTCCAGTATCGGCCTGGTGGTGGCGTTCTTTGGGATTGCCTACCTGTCCGGGAAAGTTGGCGGAGGCATGACCTTTGACATCACCTCCCTCACCCAGCAGCTTCACAGCGGCGGAGCGGCGGCCGGGCTGGCGCCGGTGGCCGGAGCGTTGTTCTTGTTGCTGTTTGCCGCTATCCTGGTGGAAGAGGCGTTGGTGCCTTTTCACACGTGGCTTCCTTTTGTACACAGTCAAGCTCCGGCGGCGGTCAATATGCTGCTCGGCGGCGTGGTGGTGAAGACCGGCGCGTACTTATTTCTCCGGGTGGCCGGGGGGATGATGCCCGCCATGGTGGCCCGGTACGCCCTGCTGGTGGCGGTGGTCGGCGTCATCAACATTCTGTGGGCCGGACTCATCGCCTTTGTCCAAGGGGACTGGCGGCGGCTCCTGGCTTATACGACCATCAGCCACATGGGCGTCTTTCTTTTGGCCGCAGCTTCCATGACGCCAGCGGGCCTCCAGGGGGCTTTGTTTGTGGCGGTCTCCTCCGGGTTGCTCACGGCACTGCTTTTCGCCGGGGTCGGCATTATCGGAGAGCGGGCGGGCACCGTGGAGATGGCGGCCCTGGGCGGGCTGTCCAAGCCCATGCCTTACGTCTCCGGGCTGTTGTTGACGGGGGCGCTCGGCTCCCTGGGGTTGCCGGGAATGGGCCAGTTCGTGGGAGAGATTCTCTCTTTTAGCGGATCCTTTTCGGTGTTCCCGCGACTTTCCGCTTTCGGCATCATCGGGATCCTCCTGGCGGCGGTGTACCTGTTGTGGGCCATTCAGCGCACCACCTTTGGTCCGACCCCCGCGACCAAGGAAGGCCTTCGGGACGGGACGCCGGGTGAAGTGCTCCCAATGGTTCTGCTGCTGATCGCCGTTATCGGCGTCGGCGTATTCCCCGCGGTGATCGGCCAGACCGCAGGTGGCACTTTGGCTGCCCTGGCTGCGGGAATCGGGGGGTGA
- the nuoL gene encoding NADH-quinone oxidoreductase subunit L has product MIAHAWLVPAVPLIGYLLLLAMGRRVHEGVAASIGVVATLISLVLSLMIFGDVARGGGQPPYLWNWLTFGPGPAHTWHVGFEVNPLNALMLVVVSFVSTLVLLFSRGYMHGDPRFGVFYQYLLLFVFSMLGLVISPNFLQLYVFWELVGLCSYLLVGFWYYKPEAAAAAKKSFVVTRLGDVGLLAGIILLYLATGSFDYEDIARAVQSGNLQVGWISAQGMATLGALLIFFGAVGKSAQFPLHVWLPDAMEGPTPVSALIHAATMVAAGVYLVARAFPLFAFSPAALHVVAYIGGITAILGAAIGLTQRDIKRVIAYSTISQLGYMMMGLGVAAYTAGVFHLFTHAFFKALLFLAAGSVIHAVDTQDLDKMGGLWRRMPMTAWTFLFGALALSGIPPFAGFWSKDDILAATLAAGQPVLYVLGTVAAFFTAFYIFRVFFLTFTGRYRGERIPRESGWVMTLPLMILALMALGAGVAGAPFAGLPLERFLGEPTGAMAVSAGPGVMALSTVVGLLGIGLAWLMYGKKSVSAKAWSRALSPLYNLSFHKFYFDELYQAVIVRPAFGLGRVFDWVDRWIIDGIVTVIGGGTKAASSGLRRIQTGQVQTYGLITLLGIVALIAVSWSLLWGVHS; this is encoded by the coding sequence ATGATCGCGCATGCCTGGCTCGTGCCCGCTGTCCCCTTGATCGGGTACCTTCTGCTTCTCGCCATGGGGCGCCGGGTGCACGAGGGGGTCGCTGCGAGTATCGGCGTGGTGGCCACCCTGATCTCCCTGGTCCTTTCGCTGATGATTTTTGGCGATGTGGCCCGGGGAGGTGGACAACCGCCGTACCTCTGGAACTGGCTGACCTTCGGACCGGGTCCGGCCCATACCTGGCACGTGGGGTTCGAAGTCAACCCGCTGAACGCTTTGATGCTCGTGGTCGTCAGCTTTGTCAGCACCCTGGTCCTGCTGTTCTCCAGGGGATATATGCACGGCGATCCCCGGTTCGGGGTGTTTTATCAGTACCTGTTGCTCTTTGTCTTCTCGATGCTCGGCCTGGTGATCTCACCGAATTTCCTTCAGTTGTACGTGTTTTGGGAGCTGGTCGGGCTGTGCTCGTATCTGCTGGTGGGCTTCTGGTATTACAAGCCGGAGGCCGCGGCGGCGGCGAAAAAATCTTTTGTCGTCACCCGTCTCGGCGATGTCGGGCTCTTGGCGGGGATCATCCTGCTCTATCTGGCGACGGGATCCTTTGATTACGAAGACATTGCCCGAGCCGTCCAGTCCGGGAATCTCCAGGTCGGCTGGATCAGCGCCCAGGGCATGGCGACCTTGGGAGCCTTATTGATTTTCTTCGGAGCCGTGGGAAAATCCGCCCAGTTCCCCCTCCACGTCTGGCTGCCGGACGCCATGGAAGGCCCCACCCCGGTGTCGGCCCTCATTCACGCGGCGACCATGGTGGCGGCCGGGGTGTACTTGGTGGCCCGGGCGTTTCCCTTGTTCGCCTTTTCACCGGCGGCCTTGCACGTGGTGGCGTATATCGGGGGGATCACCGCAATTCTCGGGGCGGCCATCGGCCTGACCCAGCGGGACATCAAGCGGGTCATCGCTTATTCCACCATCAGCCAGCTGGGGTACATGATGATGGGGCTGGGGGTGGCGGCCTATACCGCCGGCGTTTTCCACCTTTTCACTCACGCCTTTTTCAAGGCGCTCTTGTTCCTGGCGGCGGGAAGTGTCATCCATGCCGTGGACACCCAAGATCTCGACAAGATGGGCGGGCTCTGGCGGCGGATGCCGATGACGGCCTGGACCTTCCTGTTCGGTGCCCTGGCTTTGTCCGGCATACCTCCCTTCGCGGGGTTCTGGTCCAAGGATGACATCCTGGCCGCGACCCTGGCGGCGGGACAGCCGGTGCTCTACGTCCTTGGCACCGTGGCGGCGTTTTTTACTGCCTTCTACATCTTCCGGGTGTTCTTCCTGACCTTCACCGGCCGCTACCGGGGTGAGCGGATTCCCCGGGAGAGCGGGTGGGTTATGACGCTGCCCTTGATGATTCTCGCCCTGATGGCCCTGGGGGCCGGGGTGGCTGGCGCGCCTTTTGCGGGTCTTCCTTTGGAGCGATTCCTCGGGGAACCGACCGGGGCCATGGCGGTGTCGGCGGGTCCGGGGGTTATGGCTTTATCCACGGTGGTGGGCCTGCTGGGAATCGGTTTGGCCTGGCTGATGTACGGAAAAAAGTCGGTTTCCGCCAAAGCCTGGAGCCGGGCGTTGTCCCCCCTTTACAACCTGTCTTTTCACAAATTCTATTTTGACGAGTTGTATCAGGCGGTGATTGTCCGCCCGGCCTTTGGCCTTGGCCGGGTGTTCGACTGGGTGGACCGGTGGATCATCGACGGGATCGTCACCGTGATCGGGGGCGGCACTAAGGCGGCCTCATCAGGCCTGCGTCGAATCCAGACCGGTCAAGTTCAGACCTATGGGCTGATTACCCTGCTCGGGATCGTCGCTCTCATCGCCGTGTCCTGGTCGTTGTTGTGGGGGGTGCATTCCTGA
- the nuoK gene encoding NADH-quinone oxidoreductase subunit NuoK — protein MAPIGSFLALAAILFCIGLYGALTKRNIIIVLLSIELMLNAANLNLIAFSRLGASANVAGQVFGLFSMTVAAAEVAVGLAILIALYRNRNSSDVRDMNLMKW, from the coding sequence ATGGCGCCGATCGGATCCTTTCTGGCTTTGGCGGCGATTCTGTTTTGTATCGGGCTGTACGGGGCGCTGACCAAGCGCAACATCATCATCGTCCTGTTGTCCATCGAGCTGATGCTCAACGCCGCCAACCTGAACCTGATCGCCTTTTCCCGCCTCGGGGCCAGTGCCAATGTGGCCGGGCAGGTGTTCGGTCTGTTCAGCATGACCGTAGCAGCGGCGGAAGTGGCCGTGGGCTTGGCCATCTTGATCGCCCTGTACCGCAACCGCAACAGCAGCGACGTGCGGGACATGAACCTGATGAAATGGTGA
- a CDS encoding NADH-quinone oxidoreductase subunit J, with amino-acid sequence MTNWFGGLAWTGQTVAFFVLAVVVVLAAVMLLQFRKVMYMALSIGLVFLGMAGMYVLLGADFLAFAQILIYAGAITILMLFAIMLTRHDEVEEEERAGLRQWLAGLGAVALGAAMLWAIRTTTWPAAPAQPPWPARNSVTALAETLFTSYVVPFELVSVLLTVALVGAVILARKGD; translated from the coding sequence GTGACTAACTGGTTTGGCGGGCTCGCCTGGACCGGGCAGACGGTGGCCTTTTTCGTGCTTGCTGTCGTCGTCGTGTTGGCGGCGGTGATGCTGTTGCAATTCCGCAAGGTCATGTACATGGCCTTGTCCATTGGCCTCGTTTTCCTGGGCATGGCGGGCATGTACGTCCTGCTCGGGGCGGATTTTCTCGCTTTTGCCCAAATCCTGATTTACGCCGGGGCCATCACGATCCTGATGCTCTTTGCCATCATGTTGACCCGGCACGATGAAGTGGAGGAAGAGGAACGGGCTGGCCTGCGGCAATGGTTGGCGGGTTTGGGGGCGGTGGCCTTGGGGGCCGCGATGCTTTGGGCGATCCGCACCACGACCTGGCCGGCAGCCCCGGCCCAGCCCCCGTGGCCGGCCCGAAACAGCGTCACCGCTTTGGCGGAGACGCTTTTCACCAGCTACGTGGTGCCTTTTGAACTGGTGTCGGTACTGCTCACCGTGGCCCTTGTGGGCGCGGTGATCCTGGCGAGAAAGGGGGACTAG
- a CDS encoding NuoI/complex I 23 kDa subunit family protein: MFGFLKGLAVTISQLPKKKVTLQYPDVRPQWPERFRGIHQLSVERCIVCGQCARICPTSCISLSGTRGEDRKLHLDTFDISFEICILCDLCTEVCPTEAIKMTDEFELAAYSRDQLYKNMEWLHENYLRHDGAKELQEAERPAALVGKAGEGRD; this comes from the coding sequence ATGTTCGGCTTTCTCAAGGGCTTGGCGGTTACCATCAGCCAACTGCCAAAAAAGAAGGTGACCCTGCAGTATCCCGACGTCCGGCCCCAGTGGCCCGAACGCTTCCGGGGGATTCACCAGCTCAGCGTCGAGCGGTGTATCGTCTGTGGGCAGTGCGCCCGCATCTGCCCGACGAGCTGCATCTCGTTGTCCGGGACCCGGGGCGAAGATCGGAAACTGCACCTGGACACTTTCGATATCAGCTTCGAAATCTGTATTCTCTGCGACCTGTGTACCGAGGTGTGTCCCACCGAGGCGATCAAGATGACCGACGAGTTCGAGCTGGCCGCCTACAGCCGGGATCAGCTGTACAAGAATATGGAATGGCTGCATGAGAACTATCTCCGCCACGACGGGGCGAAAGAGCTTCAGGAAGCCGAGCGCCCTGCCGCCCTGGTCGGGAAAGCGGGTGAGGGCCGTGACTAA